The Methylobacterium durans nucleotide sequence CCATGACGCGGTAACCCCTTTCGCGCGAGCCGCCGCGCGCCGAAACCCAACGCGCGGCGGCTTGCAAACGTCGCATATCCGAGAGCGAATCCGGATCCCCTCCGGCAGGGCCGGTCTCACGACTCCGCGTCGAGATGGAAGCGTACCGTCTCGATGTTCGCGCGCTCGTAGGCCTGCAGGACGTGCTGGTAGGAGCGCTCCATCTCGGTCGGCTCGTCGCCGGGCGTGTCCTCGGGCTTCAGCACGAACATCAGCATCGAGCGGCCGGTGACGTCGTAGCGGCCGCCGACCGCGAAGCTCTCCGCCGCCTGACCGTCGGGCAGATTCGTGTCGAGGAGGCGCGTCCAGGCGCTGCCGCCGACGGATTCGGGCAAGGTGAACGAGACGAGGTCGTGATAGGCGTTGTAAAGGAGGAGCAGGGTCGCGTCGCCGCCCCGCCGATGGATGCCGGTCGCCTGTGCGCGGCCGTCGAGGAGAACGGCGATCGAGCGTGCCCCTCCGTCGCTCCAGTTCTCGGAGGACATCTCGGCACCGTCCGGGCGGAGCCAGGTGACGTCCTTGACGCCGAGATCCTCGTCATAGGCGCCGGTCAGGAAGCGGCCGCGGGTGAGGATCGGCAGGGCGTTCCGCAGCAGCATCAGGCGCTGCGCGAACTCGGCGAGATCGCGCTCCTCGGCCCCGATCGCGCCCCAGTCGATCCAAGAGACCTCGTTGTCCTGGCAATAGGCGTTGTTGTTGCCCCGTTGCGTGCGGGCGAACTCGTCGCCCGCGAGCAGCATCGGCGTGCCGCGAGACAGGAACAGGGTCGCCAGCATGTTGCGCATCTGGCGAAGGCGGACGGTGCGGATGTCCGGATCGTCCGTCGGACCCTCGACGCCGTGATTGTAGGAGAGGTTGTGCGAGTGGCCGTCGCGGTTGCCCTCGCCGTTCGCCTCATTGTGCTTCTCGTTGTACGAGACCGTGTCGTTCAGCGTGAACCCGTCATGGGCCGTGAGGAAGTTCACCGAGGCCCACGAGCGACGCCCGCGCTTGTTGAACTTGTCGGCCGAGCCGGTGATCCGGGAGGCGAGCGTCGGCAGGAGGCCCTCGTCGCCCCTCCAGAAGCCGCGCACGTCGTCGCGGAAGCGGTCGTTCCACTCCGCCCAGCCGGGCGGGAAGCCTCCGACCTGATAGCCGCCCGGCCCGCAATCCCAGGGCTCGGCGATGAGCTTGACGGAATTGAGCACCGGATCCTGCCGGCAGGTATCGAGGAAGCCCCCGCCCTCGTCGAAGCCGTAGGGCTCACGGCCGAGGATCGTCGCGAGGTCGAAGCGGAAGCCGTCGACGCGCATCTCCGTCGCCCAGTAGCGCAGGGAATCGGTGACGAGCTGCAGCACCCGCGGATGCGACAGGTTCAGGGTGTTCCCAGTGCCGGTGTCGTTGATGTAGTAGCGCTGCTGGCCGGGCAGCAGCCGGTAGTAGGAGGCGTTGTCGATGCCCTTGAACGAGAGGGTCGGCCCCTTCTCGTTGCCCTCCGCGGTGTGGTTGTAGACGACGTCGAGGATCACCTCGAGGCCGGCGCCGTGCAGGCGGGCCACCATCTCCTTGAACTCGGAGAAGGCGAAATCCGGCACCGCGGCGTAGCGGCGCGCGGGCGTGAAGAACGAGATCGTGTTGTAGCCCCAGTAATTCACCAGATCCTTCTGCTGCAGGTAATCGTCCTGCACGAAGGAATGCACGGGCAGCAGCTCGACCGAGGTGACGCCGAGGCTCCTGATGTAGTCGAGCACGGCCGGGTTTCCGAGGCCGGCATAGGTACCGCGCAGGCGCTCGGGCACCTGCGGATGCAGCTTGGTGAGGCCCTTCACGTGGGCCTCGTAGATGATCGTCTTGTCCCACGGCACGTTGGGCTTGCGATCACGCCCCCAGGTGAAGGCCGGATCGATCACGCGGGAGCGACGGGTGTAGGGCGCGCTGTCGCGGTCGTCGAAGCTGAGGTCGTCGCCGGTCTCCATCTTGTAGCCGAACAGGGCCGGGTTCCACTCGATCGAGCCGACGAGCCCCAGGGCGTAGGGGTCGATCAGCAGCTTGTTCGGGTTGAAGCGGTGGCCGGCATCGGGCTCGTAGGGGCCGTGGACGCGATAGCCGTAGATGGTGCCGGGGCGGGCGTCGGGCAGGTAGCCGTGCCAGACCTCGTCCGTGTACTCGGGCAGCTCGATCCGCTCGAGTTCCTTCTCGCCCGCGTCGTCGAACAGGCAGATCTCGACCTTGGTGGCATGGGCCGAGAAGAGAGCGAAGTTCACGCCGAGCCCGTCCCAGGTCGCCCCAAGCGGATAGGGCAGTCCCTCGCGAATGCGGGACCGGGCGGCGCGCTGGGAGGCAGCCTGCGCCGACCCGTTTCTGGTATGCTCGACCATGATCACTCCGGAGGATCGGTTCGGCCCGGCGGCGAGGCCGCCCTCGCATCGCAGGCGAGGCGCCCGAACCCGAACAGAACGTGCCGGTCGCGGTGAAGCTCCGTCGGCCGTGGAAAATTTCGCGCTGCACAACAGGCGCACAGGAGGTCGGGAATGCGGGTGTCGGAGGTGATGAGCCGGGACGTCGAGTTCATCGGGCCGGATGCCAGCGCGCGGGACGCGGCGATCCTGATGGGCGAGCTCGACGTCGGCGCCCTGCCGGTCGGGAGCGCCGCCGAGATCGAGGGCGTCGTCACCGATCGCGACCTGCTCTACCGCGTGGTGGCGGCGGGGCTCGACCCGAATGAGACGCGCGTCGGCGCGGTGCTCTCGCGCCCGGTCGTCGCCTGCAGCGAGGCCGATACGGTGCGCGCGGTGATGGACATGATGGCGACCCACAACGTCAGGCGGATGCCGGTGCGCGACGCGGCCGGGGCGGTGACGGGCTGGATCACCCTGGCGGACCTCTCCCGGGCGCTACTCCTCGGCAGCGATGCCCTGCAGACCTCGCTCAAGGCGATGACCGAGGAGGCGTGAGGCCCGCTCACATCCGGTAACGCCGGTGCAGGCTCGACGCGGCGTCGTCCGAGACCGCGAGGCGCGCCGCGAGATAGGCGAGATAGAGCTGGTTGATCCTGCTGCGCTGATCGATGGCGAGCAGCGAGGCGCCGTAGGCCACGGTGCCGAGCCCCGCGGCCTGGACCTCCGCGAACGGCGCCGGCCCGTCGCCGCGCTCCAAGAGTTCGCGCAGGACGCGTCGACCGTCATCGCCCGCGCCGATCCGCTCGAGCGCGGCGTCGGCGAGGCCGAGATCCGGCGCCCTGCCGGACGCCGCGACGGAGGCGGCCACGACCCGCAGGACGAGGAGGCGCTCCTCCGGCTTGAGCGACCGAAGGTCGAGGGTGAGCGGCACGAGCGTCTGATGGCGGTTCTGCAGCCACGCGTGCAGAACCTTCTGCCCGAGGCTGCCGATCAGAGCCGTTCGGGCGTCCGGCCGTCTCCCGCCGGGCACGCCGCGGCTCGGCGTCGGAGGAGGCTCCATCTCCGGCGGCGCCGCGCTGCGGAACAGGCTCTGGATCCTCTCGCCGAACATCGTCATCTCCCGCCGCGCCGGAACGGCCGGTCCGCCCCGCGGACGCCCGGACCTCGGTATCCATGTTCCCGGCGCCCTTGCTCCCGGCACCCTTGTCCGCGGCGCGGTCCGCCCGTGATAGGGTGTGGAACGCGGCCGGACCAGGGCCGGACGCGGTCCGACGGAGCCGAGACATGAACGACGAGGGCGCCGAGAAGCGATCCGGCCTTCAGGGTATCGCCGACCGGCACGGGGTCAGCCTCGACGCGGTCCGCCACCTGATGCGGGCGCTCGAGGCCGGCCACGGCACGATGGCGCAGTTCGACCACCCGGAGCTCGGCGGGATGGGGCAGTGGTTCGCGGGCGGCATGGTGATGGTCGGCCGGATGTTCGACGACGAGCTCAAGGCCCGCGTCGCCGCCCTCTGCGCGGAACTCGCGCGCTCACTACCGCCCGGCGGCTGGAGCGCGTTTACCACCGCGAGCACGGCGAGCGCCGGCTCTTGGTGGCCCAACGATCTCGGCGCGCCGTCGATCACCGGGTCCCAGGACGGATTGCGCTACGCCTACTTCCCGCTCGCGCGCCGCCTCGCCGTCGCGTCGCGGGACGGGATCAGCCTCTACGACACCGGCGAGCACGCGATCTCCGGCGTCTCACAGGCGAATGGGCTCGTTCGCTTCACGACCGCGCTCGGCGCCGTCGATCTGGCGGATCTGAGGCGCGTCGACGGCCCGGACTCCGAGGCGAGATCGGAGCCGGAAGCTGCGGAGCCAAGTCCGGCGGAGTGTGCCGATTCAAGTCCTGCGGAGGGCGCCTCGGAGATCCTGCGCACGATCGAGGCCCTGGCCGAACTCCACCGCAAGGGCGTGCTCACGGAAGCGGAATTCACGGGGAAGAAGGCCGACCTGCTCTCCCGCCTCTGAGGCGGCGGCCCCATATGGGACGATGCGGCCGCTGCCCGCCGCGCCGGGCTCCGCATGGCCGACATCCGCGACCTCATCGACATCCGCACGATCTACCACGAGCCCGCGGCCACCGATTTCCCGCTCGGGCGCGAGATCCTGGACCGCTATCCGAAGGCCGAGCGGATCGTCGTCCCCTCCCACTGGAACATCCCGACGCTGCACGGCAATGCCGGCTCGGTCGAGGACTGGACCCGCATCAAGCGCTCCGTCCTCGTCCTCGGCATCAAGAAGGGACTCGCGATGCGCCCGAACGGCCGCAGCGCCCACTTCATCGCGCCCTCCTCGTCCAATGGCTGCGCGATGGCCTGCGCCTATTGCTACGTGCCGCGCCGGAAGGGCTACGCCAACCCGATCTCGCTGTTCGTCAACACCGACGCGATCGGGGCGGCAATCCGGCGCCACGCGGAGCGCCAGGGTCCGCTGCCGGAGCCCGACCAGATCGACGGACAATCCTGGGTCTACGACATCGGCGAGAACGGCGATCTCTCGGTGGACGCGATGATTGGCAGCGGCCCGCGCGACCTCGTCGCGCAGTTCCGGACGATCCCGAACGCCAAGGCTTCCTTCGCCACGAAGGCTGTGAACCGCGACCTTCTCGCCTACGAGCCGCGCGGACGCACCCGGATCCGCTTCTCCCTGATGCCGGAGCGCATCGCCCGGATCGTGGACGTGCGGACCTCGCCGATCCCCGAGCGCATCGCCGCGATCGACGATTTCGTGGCGGCCGGCTACGAGGTCCACGTCAATTTCTCGCCGGTCATCCTCTACGAGGGCTGGGAGGCCGACTGGCGGGCCCTGTTCGAGGCGGTCGACGACGCCCTCTCGCCCAATGCCAAGGCGCAGCTGAAGTGCGAGATCATCCTGCTCACGCACAACGCCGCCCTGCACGAGGTCAATCTGGGCTGGCACCCGAAGGCCGAGGCGCTACTCTGGCGCCCCGACATCCAGGAGGCCAAGCGCTCCGAGGGCGGGGGCGACAACCTCCGCTACCGCAGCGGCTGGAAGGGCCGCTGGCTCGCCCGCTTCAAGACGTTGCTGGCCCAGCGAATGCCCTATTGCACGGTGCGCTACGCGTTCTGACGAACCGAGCTGACGAACCCGGCCGGCGCGGCGCGCGTTGCCGAGCGCGTGCCTGCCCGGGAGTTCCCATGACCGACCACGAGACGCATATCCGCGACGCCGTCGCCCTGGCCCGCGACAACGCGGCGGCGGGCGGCTCGCCCTACGGCGCTGTCGTCGTGCGGGACGGCACGGTGCTCGCGCGCTCGGTCAACAATGTCCACCGCACCAACGACCCGACCGAGCACGCGGAGATGGTGGCGCTGCGCGAGGTCAGCCGGCGGCTCGGCAGCCGGGACCTCGCCGGCTGCATCGTCTACGCGAGCGGCCAGCCCTGCCCGATGTGCCACGCGGCGATGCGTCTGTCCGGAATCCGCGAGGGCTACTTCGCCTACGCGGCGGAGGAGGCCGACACCTACGGGCTCGAAACGGCCGGGCTCTACGCGGAGCTCTGCCGGCCGCTGGCCGAGCAGCCGATGCATCTCGCCCAGCTCCGGCCCGCGGACGAGACGCCGCCCTACGCGGTCTGGCGCGACCGAAGGTCGTCCTGAGGCGCGCTCAGTGGGTCCAGGGCCCGGTCCGGTTGAACTTGAAATTGTCCGAGTAGGAGAGGCCCTTGCGCATGATCGGCTTGTGCGGCTCCTCGACCCGGTAGGCGATGCCCGCGCGCTTGGCGTAGGCCACCGCCTCCTCCCGCGTCTCGAATTCCAACCTGACCTGCTGCAGCATGTCGGACGAGCCGGTCCATCCCATCAGGGGGTCGGTCTCGCGGGGCTCGTCTGGTCGAATTCGAGTAGCCACGCCTTCGTCCGGGCGAGGCCCGATTGCGAGGCATCCTTCGAGGGCTGGAAGATGCGGGCGCTCGACATGGGGACTGACAGGCTCCGAAGCTGATGGTCGGGGCGATAGGATTCGAACCTACGACCCCCTGGTCCCAAACCAGGTGCGCTACCAGACTGCGCTACACCCCGACATCTGACGGTTTCTAGGGACTCGCCGGCGACCCGGCAAGTCGGGTTTCGGCGAGTCTCAAACCTCTTCGGCCAGATGGTTCCGGACGAAACGGCCGAGCTGCGCGAGCGAGGCGCGTCCCTGCGCGAGCTGTTGGTGGAACAGGTGCCAGGCGTGGATCATGTGCGGCCAGACCGAGAGGGTCACGGCGACGTCGGCTGCCGCCAGCGCACCCGCGAGGCGAACGGAATCGTCGAGGAGGGTCTCGGCCGAGCCGACCTGGATCAGCGTCGGTGGGAGGCGCGCCAAGTCGGCATGGAGCGGCGAGACGAGGGGCCCGCGCGGGTCGGCTCCGTTCAGGTAGGCGGTGGCCAGTTCGGCGAGATAGGGGCGGTGGATGATCGGGTCGACCGCGTCCTTCGTCTCGATGCTGGCGCCGCTCATCTCCAAGTCGGCCCAAGGCGAGGCGCACCAGAGGCAGCCCGGCAGTGGCTCCCCCGCCTCCCGGAGGCGGATCAGGGTCGCGAGCGCGAGGCCGCCGCCCGCGCTCTCGCCACCGAGGCAGATGCGCTCCGCCGCGATGCCAGAGCCAAGAAGGAACCGGTACGCCGCGAGGGCGTCCTCGAGCGCTGCCGGGAACGGGTGCTCGGGGGCGAGCCGGTAGGCGAGTGCGAGCGTCCGCGCCCGGGCCTCGCGGCCGGCCTCGGCGACCATGACCCGGTGGCTCGCGAGCGAGCCCGAGACGTATCCGCCGCCGTGCAGGAACAGGAGCACCCGGGCGGGGTCCGCGCCGGGCGTGGAGGTCCACTCCGCGGGGACCCCGCCGGCTTCCGCCGGCTCGACCCGCACGTCCCCGGGCATCGTCGAGAGGCTTCCGAGCCAGTCGAGCCTCTCGCGGCGCTCGGCGAGGTCACTCGGGCGCGGGCGCGACACGAGGAGTGCGCGCACGCGGTCGATCTCGGATGACGCCATCTCGCTTCTCCCCGCCAGACGCGGCCGCCGAGGCTGTCACGGGACGCGGGTCGGTCCAAGGGAGGCGCGGCGCCGGCTTGACCTCGGTACGGATGCGTCCCACCTGCGCCGCGAGGGCGCGACGCGAGAGTCCGGGAGTCCCGATGATCGATCTCTATTACTGGCCGACGCCGAACGGTCATAAGGTGACGCTGTTCCTGGAGGAGACGGGCCTTCCCTACAGGATCCGGCCGGTGAATATCGGCCAGGGCGAGCAGTTCCAGCCCGACTTCCTGAAGATCGCGCCGAACAATCGCATGCCGGCCATCATCGACCACGAGCCGGACGGTGGTGGAGCGCCGCTGTCGCTCTTCGAGTCGGGCGCGATCCTTCTCTACCTCGCCGAGAAGACCGGGCGCTTCCTGCCCGCGGACCTGCGCGGCCGGGCCGAGACGCTGCAATGGCTGTTCTGGCAGATGGGCGGCCTCGGGCCGATGCTCGGCCAGAACCACCATTTCACCCAGTACGCGCCCGAGAAGGTGCCCTACGCGATCGACCGCTACCTCAACGAGACCAACCGCCTCTATGGCGTCCTCGACCGCCGTCTCGCCGACCGGCCCTTCGTGGCGGGCGCGGACTATACCATCGCCGACATGGCGGCCTATCCGTGGATCGTGCCCTGGGAGAAGCAGGGACAGAATCTCGACGATCACCGGAACCTGAAGCGCTGGTTCGAGGCGATCGAGGAGCGGCCGGCCACCAAGGCGGCTTATGCCCGCGCCGTGGAGGTGAATCCGAACTACGGCCAGCCGATGAGCGCGGACGCCAAGAAGGTGATGTTCGGACAGACCGCCGCGAACACGCTCCGCTGACCGGCCGCCCCGCGGGACCCGGGCATCCACAACGGACGTTCTCAGATCACACATCCCCGGCGCCGGAGCATCCGCGTCGGCACCGGGGACAGGGGGCGGTCCCCCTCGCGAACGAGGGCCGTCACGGCCCTCGGCGCCGTATCTCCTTTCCCCGACGCGCTTTTCGCGGCTCGGTCGATCGAACTTTGCGGTTGCGTCGGCGTTACCGGCCCATGACCGCGCCCCGTCGCCCGATGTCGCCGACCCAGGAGCTCATCAGCCGCGTCATGCGGATCGTCCGGATCTGCCCGGACGCGGCGGCCGAGGTGCTGGAGCTGATGTTCCTCGTCAGCCAGATCGAGGCCCTGACCACCGTCGACCGCGAGTACCGCGACGCGCGCCGCGTGATCAGCCGCCTGCGCAACCCCCTTTGGGACCTGAGCCCGGCCGAGCGCGAGACCCTCCTCAGGGCCGCGGAGACGATCCGGAAGGCGTGCCGGCTCAAGGAGAGCGAGATCCCATCGACACCCATCGCCGACGTGGGGGAGCGCGAGCGGATCGAGCGGGGTCTCGCCCTCGCCCTCGCCGGGGAGTTCAACGCCGCGCAGATCGCCCGCGTGACCGGGGCGGTCGCGGCGGTGCTTCAGGAATAGACCGCCCGAATTCCGCGGCCTCACCTCGACGCCCGACGGCGCCATCCCCACATCGAAAGGGCCAGCATCGATCCCGTCGGCGGTGGAATCCGACCGGACGTTAGCTGAGCGTGGGAGACCCGCCCTATGACAGCCGTGCGCCCGCTCGTCGCCCTGATGACCGCGAGCCTGCTCCTCGCCGCGTCGCATGCCACCTCGGCGACAGCGCAGACCACGATCACCAAGAGCGAGACCGTCGCGAGCGGCAAGTCCGTGCGCCTCGCCATCGCGCCGAACCTCAAGAAGGATTGCTCGGAAGGGCCGATGCCGGAATTCCGGATCACGGTGGCCCCGAAGAACGGCGCCACGATCTCGAAGACCGGAAAGCAGAAGACGCCCGCGAGTTTCCGCTGCCCGAACAAGGAGGCCTCCGTTCAGGCCCTGTTCTACCAAGCCAAGCCCAATTTTACCGGTTCGGACGAGGTGACGTTCGAGATCAAGAACGCGGACGGTCAGGTGCAGAAGCAGAATATCAGGATCACGGTCGAGGCGGCTCCATCGAAGAAAGAAGGCGATGCCAAGAAGGAGAGCACCGACCTCTGATTTTTGGGCAGGCTCGCTCAGCTTGTGCACAGATTTCCGGCGCGCTGGACTACGGAGCTCCGTGTCGCGCCGGAACGGACATTTCGTCTGAGCGGGGCAGCGGCGGGCTCGGTGTTGCAAGCATCACACGCCGACACGGCGTGTTGACCGCACTGCGACAAAAGCGGGCCTGTCAGTTGCATCCGAGGCGAGACAGGATGAAGCTGTCCTCGTCGTGAAAGGGGTTATCGAATGCCGTTGCAGTCGACGAACGACCTGTTTCAGAGCTTCGCCCGCGGGTACGAGGCCCGGCGCGACACAGAGATGAGCCTCTCCGAGTATCTCGACGCCTGCCGCGACGAGCCGTTGATGTACGCGAGCGCCGCCGAGCGCATCCTCGCGGCGATCGGCAAGCCGGAGTTCATCGACACGGCCAAGGATTCCCGCCTCGGCCGGATCTTCATGAACCGGACCATCCGCACCTACCCCGCCTTCGCCGAGTTCTACGGCATGGAAGAGACGATCGAGAGGATCGTCTCGTTCTTCCGGCATGCGGCGCAGGGCTTGGAGGAGCGCAAGCAGATCCTCTACCTCCTCGGCCCCGTCGGCGGCGGCAAGTCGTCCCTCGCCGAGCGCCTGAAGTCGCTGATGGAAGTCCACCCCATCTACGTGCTGAAGGCGGGCAACGAGGTCTCCCCGGTCTTCGAGAGCCCGCTCGGCCTGTTCGATCCCGAGACGATGGGCGAGGAGATCCAGAACCGCTACGGCATCCCGCGGCGGCGCCTCACCGGCCTGATGAGTCCCTGGGCGCTCAAGCGCCTCGACGAGTTCAATGGCGACATCTCGAAGTTCACGGTCATCAAGGTGCGACCGTCGCGGCTCCGCCAGATCGCGGTGGCGAAGACGGAGCCGGGCGACGAGAACAACCAGGACATCTCCTCGCTCGTCGGCAAGGTCGACATCCGCCGCCTCGAGACCCTGAGCCAGGCTGATCCCGACGCCTATTCCTACTCGGGCGGCCTGAACCGGGCGAACCAGGGCATCCTCGAATTCGTCGAGATGTTCAAGGCGCCGATCAAGATGCTGCACCCGCTGCTCACGGCGACGCAGGAGGGCAACTACGTCGGCACCGAGAACATCGGCGCGATCCCGTTCACGGGCGTCATCCTCGCCCACTCGAACGAGGCCGAGTGGCAAAGCTTCAAGACCAACAAGAACAACGAAGCCTTCATCGACCGCATCTACGTCATCAAGGTGCCCTACTGCCTCCGCGTCAACGAGGAGCAGCACATCTACGAGAAGCTCATCAAGGGCTCGGAACTCTCGGACGCCGCCTGCGCCCCGGGCACGCTCGAGATGCTGGCCCGCTTCTCGGTGCTCTCCCGCCTGCGCGAGCACGCCAACTCGAATCTGTTCTCGAAGATGCGGGTCTACGACGGCGAGTCCCTGCGCGAGGTCGATCCGCGCGCCCGCTCGATGCAGGAATACAAGGACACAGCCGGCGTCGACGAGGGCATGGACGGGATCTCGACCCGCTTCGCCTTCAAGGTGCTCGCGGCGACCTTCAACCACGACACCACCGAGGTCTCCGCAGACCCCGTGCACCTGATGTACGTGCTGGAGCAGTCGCTCCGCCGCGAGCAGCTGCCGCCGGAGACCGAGAAGCGCTACCTGGAGTTCATCAAGTCCGAGCTCGCCCCGCGCTACGCGGAGTTCATCGGCCACGAGATCCAGAAAGCCTACCTCGAATCCTACCACGATTACGGGCAGAACCTGTTCGACCGCTACATCGACTATGCGGACGCCTGGATCGAGGATCAGGACTTCAAGGACGCCGAGACGGGTCAGCTCCTCAACCGCGAGCTCCTCAACCAGGAGCTGACCAAGATCGAGAAGCCGGCCGGCATCGCGAACCCGAAGGACTTCCGCAATGAGGTCGTGAAGTTCGCCCTGCGCTCGCGCGCGCAGCACGGCGGCCGCAACCCGAGCTGGACGAGCTACGAGAAGCTGCGCGAGGTGATCGAGCGGCGCATGTTCAGCCAGGTCGAGGAACTGCTCCCCGTCATCTCCTTTGGTTCAAAGAAGGACGGCGAGACCGAGAAGAAGCACGGCGAGTTCGTGGAGCGCATGGTCGATCGCGGCTACACCGAGCGGCAGGTTCGGCGCCTGGTCGAGTGGTACATGCGGGTCAAGCAGGCGGGGTGAGGTCGCCCCCGTCGGGGGCACGGTTCCGGAGAACCCTCCGCCGCCAGCGTTGCGGGCGACCGGCCGGGACGAACGGACCGGTCGGGACATGAGGGCGAAGGCGTAGACACCGGATGCACATCGTCGACCGTCGGCTCAATCCAGGCGGCAAGAGCCTCGCCAATCGGCAGCGCTTCCTGCGCCGGGTCAAGGATGTCGCCCAACGCGCGGTGCGCGAATCCGCCCGCGAGAAGGACATCCGGGACCTCGGCAAGGACGGTCGCGTCTCCGTGCCCGTCGACGGGGTGCGGGAGCCCCGCTTCTCCCGCCAGCCCGGCAGCGGCCTGCAGGACCACATCCTGCCCGGCAACAAGACCTACGTGGAGGGCGACCTGATCGAGCGCCCGCCGGGTGGCGGCGGCGGGGGCGGCGCCGGAGAGGGCGGCGAGGGTGGCGAGAACAGCGAGGATGCCTTCCAGTTCGTGCTGACCCGGGAGGAGTTCCTCGAACTCTTCCTGGAGGATCTGGAACTGCCGGACCTCGCCAAGCGGCGCCTCGCCGTCGTGGAGACGGAAGGCCTGCGCCGCGCCGGCTACACGGTAACCGGCTCGCCCGCGAATCTCGCCCTGACCCGGACCCTGCGCAACTCGATGTCGCGCCGCATTGCGCTGAAGCGCCCGAAGCCGGACGAGCTCGCCGCGCTGGAGGCCCGGATCGCCGGGCTGCGCGAGGGCGACCCCGCCCTGCCCGACCTCAAGCTCAGCCTCGAACTGCTCCGCGAGCGCTCCAAGCGCATCCCCTACGTCGATCCGATCGATCTGCGCTACCGCCGCTTCGAGCCGTATCCGCGGCCCGTGGCGCAGGCGGTGATGTTCTGCCTGATGGACGTGTCCGGCTCGATGACCGAGCATATGAAGGACCTCGCCAAGCGGTTCTACATTCTGCTGCACATCTTCCTGACGCGCCGCTACCGGCACGTTGAGATCGTCTTCATCCGCCACACCGACCGGGCAACGGAGGTCGACGAGGAGACCTTCTTCGGCTCCCGCGAGA carries:
- a CDS encoding PrkA family serine protein kinase gives rise to the protein MPLQSTNDLFQSFARGYEARRDTEMSLSEYLDACRDEPLMYASAAERILAAIGKPEFIDTAKDSRLGRIFMNRTIRTYPAFAEFYGMEETIERIVSFFRHAAQGLEERKQILYLLGPVGGGKSSLAERLKSLMEVHPIYVLKAGNEVSPVFESPLGLFDPETMGEEIQNRYGIPRRRLTGLMSPWALKRLDEFNGDISKFTVIKVRPSRLRQIAVAKTEPGDENNQDISSLVGKVDIRRLETLSQADPDAYSYSGGLNRANQGILEFVEMFKAPIKMLHPLLTATQEGNYVGTENIGAIPFTGVILAHSNEAEWQSFKTNKNNEAFIDRIYVIKVPYCLRVNEEQHIYEKLIKGSELSDAACAPGTLEMLARFSVLSRLREHANSNLFSKMRVYDGESLREVDPRARSMQEYKDTAGVDEGMDGISTRFAFKVLAATFNHDTTEVSADPVHLMYVLEQSLRREQLPPETEKRYLEFIKSELAPRYAEFIGHEIQKAYLESYHDYGQNLFDRYIDYADAWIEDQDFKDAETGQLLNRELLNQELTKIEKPAGIANPKDFRNEVVKFALRSRAQHGGRNPSWTSYEKLREVIERRMFSQVEELLPVISFGSKKDGETEKKHGEFVERMVDRGYTERQVRRLVEWYMRVKQAG
- a CDS encoding YeaH/YhbH family protein, with translation MHIVDRRLNPGGKSLANRQRFLRRVKDVAQRAVRESAREKDIRDLGKDGRVSVPVDGVREPRFSRQPGSGLQDHILPGNKTYVEGDLIERPPGGGGGGGAGEGGEGGENSEDAFQFVLTREEFLELFLEDLELPDLAKRRLAVVETEGLRRAGYTVTGSPANLALTRTLRNSMSRRIALKRPKPDELAALEARIAGLREGDPALPDLKLSLELLRERSKRIPYVDPIDLRYRRFEPYPRPVAQAVMFCLMDVSGSMTEHMKDLAKRFYILLHIFLTRRYRHVEIVFIRHTDRATEVDEETFFGSRETGGTLVSSALVEMKRVITERYDPNDWNIYAAQASDGDNVSSDGPTSTELLRSHILPACQHFAYLEVGDENGPRAGFVEHRTTLWRTYESIAKSGGAIAMRKVNHRREIYPVFRELFGRKDARTEAEA